One part of the Actinomyces howellii genome encodes these proteins:
- a CDS encoding App1 family protein — MPFSAVARAVEDQFHHDTIPVLRRRGWRPRVIPYDGYGSSANGDRQQGEGDMARVLARMVMRPQDAPKEGPLFARLPEEIPTTAKDVREVRDITATNILAAQRGWRMFIDAPVPYLPVTVRVGGAAVRTRADRSGYVDVVVRGHGLAPGWHEARIEAAGSQPVTASLLIVAPGPRLGVVSDIDDTAMVSHVPRMFVAAWNQLVKHTSRREPVPGMAEMLTRIQQAHPGTPVIYLSTGAWNVVPTHRAFFKRHGFPRGPMLMTDWGPTNTGLFRSGIEHKRTGLRRLMIDLPEVRWVLVGDDGQHDPLIYGEVAREHSDRVAAVAIRRLSPAEHVLAGTQLAHPMGLGPEARTLAEADVPVVVGADGEQLARRLPSGLLTPQG, encoded by the coding sequence GTGCCCTTCTCCGCCGTCGCCCGTGCCGTCGAGGACCAGTTCCACCACGACACGATCCCAGTCCTGCGACGCCGCGGCTGGCGGCCACGCGTCATCCCCTACGACGGCTACGGGTCCTCGGCCAACGGCGACCGACAGCAGGGGGAGGGTGACATGGCGCGCGTCCTGGCGCGCATGGTCATGCGCCCCCAGGACGCCCCGAAGGAGGGGCCGCTGTTCGCGCGGCTGCCCGAGGAGATCCCCACCACCGCCAAGGACGTGCGTGAGGTCCGCGACATCACCGCCACCAACATCCTGGCGGCCCAGCGCGGATGGCGCATGTTCATCGACGCCCCCGTGCCCTACCTGCCCGTCACGGTGCGGGTGGGCGGGGCAGCCGTGCGCACCCGGGCGGACCGCAGCGGATACGTCGACGTCGTCGTGCGCGGGCACGGCCTGGCCCCGGGGTGGCACGAGGCGCGCATCGAGGCCGCCGGCTCCCAGCCGGTCACGGCCTCCCTGCTCATCGTGGCACCCGGACCCAGGCTGGGGGTCGTCTCCGACATCGACGACACGGCGATGGTCTCCCACGTGCCACGCATGTTCGTCGCGGCGTGGAACCAGCTGGTCAAGCACACCTCCCGACGCGAGCCGGTGCCGGGCATGGCCGAGATGCTCACCCGGATCCAGCAGGCGCATCCGGGCACCCCGGTCATCTACCTGTCCACCGGAGCCTGGAACGTCGTGCCCACCCACCGCGCCTTCTTCAAGCGCCACGGCTTCCCGCGGGGCCCGATGCTCATGACCGACTGGGGCCCGACGAACACCGGCCTGTTCCGCTCGGGGATCGAGCACAAGCGGACCGGGCTGCGACGCCTCATGATCGACCTGCCGGAGGTGCGCTGGGTGCTTGTGGGCGACGACGGCCAGCACGACCCGCTCATCTACGGTGAGGTCGCCCGAGAGCACTCCGACCGGGTGGCCGCGGTGGCCATCCGGCGCCTGAGCCCCGCCGAGCACGTCCTGGCCGGCACCCAGCTGGCGCATCCCATGGGACTGGGGCCCGAGGCGCGCACGCTGGCCGAGGCCGACGTGCCCGTCGTCGTGGGTGCCGACGGCGAGCAGCTGGCCCGCCGTCTTCCCTCCGGGCTACTCACCCCGCAGGGCTGA
- a CDS encoding VIT1/CCC1 transporter family protein, which yields MSTIDASRLTRPRLLSPTTLETPPGQVGAPCPTAVWLTPVAMTPERDVDRPGPDASGPSGGSAEAEQSRGGARDAASSLAKRLNWLRAGVLGANDGVVSVAGLVIGVAAADPTNTGAIVAAGVAGILAGAVSMAAGEYVSVSTQSDTERALVERQRAELAADPAAGVDELAAHYRDKGLSAATARQVATELSAHDAVGAHLDAELGLREDDYTNPWHAALSSAVAFTIGSMLPMLAILLLPVSVQIPLTFVAVLLGLALTGGVSAHLGDAPVRPAVLRVVVGGALAMAVTWGIGHLIGVSV from the coding sequence GTGAGCACGATCGACGCCTCCCGCCTGACCCGTCCCAGGCTCCTGTCCCCGACGACACTCGAGACGCCTCCCGGGCAGGTCGGTGCCCCCTGCCCGACGGCGGTCTGGCTCACCCCGGTGGCGATGACCCCGGAGCGTGACGTCGACCGTCCCGGACCTGACGCGTCCGGGCCGAGCGGTGGGTCTGCGGAGGCCGAGCAGTCTCGTGGCGGAGCTCGCGACGCCGCCTCCTCCCTGGCCAAGCGGCTCAACTGGCTGCGCGCCGGGGTCCTGGGAGCCAATGACGGCGTGGTCTCCGTGGCGGGGCTGGTCATCGGCGTAGCAGCGGCCGACCCGACGAACACCGGGGCGATCGTCGCCGCCGGTGTCGCGGGCATCCTGGCGGGGGCCGTGTCCATGGCTGCGGGGGAGTACGTGTCGGTGTCCACGCAGTCCGACACCGAGCGGGCCCTCGTGGAGCGTCAGCGTGCCGAGCTCGCGGCGGATCCCGCCGCAGGCGTCGACGAGCTCGCCGCGCACTACCGCGACAAGGGCCTGTCCGCGGCGACCGCCCGACAGGTCGCCACCGAGCTGAGTGCTCATGACGCGGTCGGTGCGCACCTCGACGCCGAGCTGGGCCTGCGGGAGGACGACTACACGAACCCGTGGCACGCAGCGCTGTCGAGCGCCGTCGCCTTCACGATCGGGTCGATGCTCCCCATGCTGGCGATCCTCCTGCTGCCGGTGTCGGTCCAGATCCCGCTGACCTTCGTCGCGGTGCTCCTCGGGCTGGCGCTGACCGGCGGGGTCTCGGCGCACCTGGGCGACGCCCCCGTGCGCCCCGCCGTCCTGCGTGTCGTCGTCGGCGGGGCGCTGGCCATGGCGGTGACCTGGGGAATCGGTCACCTCATCGGTGTGAGCGTCTGA
- a CDS encoding YtxH domain-containing protein: MASKIPFLIGLGAGYVLGTRAGRAQYERMKSAASRLAEQPYVRSKVDAASNRASSFVRQQGEAVTDKVADAVKERLFGAPTAQPQSPVQVDDAEVRPTS, from the coding sequence ATGGCGAGCAAGATCCCCTTCCTCATCGGACTCGGCGCCGGGTACGTCCTGGGCACTCGCGCCGGGCGGGCTCAGTACGAGCGCATGAAGTCGGCCGCCTCCCGTCTCGCCGAGCAGCCCTACGTGCGCAGCAAGGTCGACGCCGCCTCGAACCGTGCCAGCTCCTTCGTGCGCCAGCAGGGCGAGGCGGTCACCGACAAGGTCGCGGACGCGGTCAAGGAACGGCTCTTCGGGGCTCCCACCGCGCAGCCCCAGTCGCCGGTGCAGGTCGACGACGCCGAGGTCCGCCCCACCTCCTGA
- a CDS encoding trimeric intracellular cation channel family protein, which yields MSSSAYDIVATDTLSSTFRVLDLCGVLLNGILGGLIARRKNFDAVGFVVLAMLTATAGGILRDLMIQAGPPFALTDPYYLYTACAGAAVAWWVPFTSRPARRFLVVADAVVLGTWAATGASKALSNGLGVMPALLLGCLTAIGGSMIRDVSVGETPAVFGGNKLYAVPALCSAATDVALVRVGVPEAVAMLAATLVGAATCLMAYWRSWKLPVIGDRERRRAERSGALGDGRVGGTVATGWRRALLARPRRQTGARRRRHVHPDDL from the coding sequence GTGAGCTCCTCCGCCTACGACATCGTCGCCACCGACACGCTCTCGAGCACCTTCAGGGTCCTGGACCTGTGCGGCGTCCTGCTCAACGGCATCCTGGGAGGGCTCATCGCCCGCCGGAAGAACTTCGACGCGGTGGGCTTCGTGGTCCTGGCGATGCTCACGGCCACCGCCGGCGGCATCCTGCGCGACCTCATGATCCAGGCGGGGCCGCCCTTCGCGCTGACAGACCCCTACTACCTGTACACCGCCTGCGCCGGGGCGGCCGTCGCGTGGTGGGTCCCCTTCACCTCGCGCCCGGCCCGCCGCTTCCTCGTCGTGGCCGACGCCGTCGTGCTCGGGACCTGGGCGGCCACGGGCGCCTCCAAGGCCCTGTCCAACGGCCTGGGCGTCATGCCCGCCCTCCTGCTCGGGTGCCTCACGGCGATCGGCGGCTCGATGATCCGGGACGTCTCGGTGGGGGAGACGCCTGCGGTCTTCGGCGGCAACAAGCTCTACGCGGTGCCCGCACTGTGCTCCGCGGCCACGGACGTCGCCCTCGTGCGGGTCGGTGTGCCCGAGGCGGTCGCGATGCTCGCCGCCACGCTCGTCGGCGCGGCCACCTGCCTCATGGCCTACTGGCGGTCCTGGAAGCTGCCGGTCATCGGGGACCGGGAGCGGCGTCGGGCTGAGCGCTCGGGGGCGCTTGGCGACGGGCGCGTGGGCGGGACGGTCGCCACGGGCTGGCGCCGTGCGCTGCTCGCGCGCCCCAGGCGGCAGACGGGGGCGCGCAGGCGCCGTCACGTGCACCCCGATGACCTGTGA
- a CDS encoding cation diffusion facilitator family transporter, with protein MTSRYAPPKDLSAYAWLSIGAALVTIGMKAFAAWLTGSVGLLSDAAESVVNLVAAVVALIVLKIAIKPADEDHQFGHSKAEYFSAITEGVMIFAAAAFIVVSSVERIITPVMPEQLGVGLAISVAASAVNGVVAWVLHRRGRAERSATLLADSKHLATDVVTSVAVLLGVTLVAVTKMPVLDAVVALGAGLNIMWSGYKVIKESIDGLMDVAPGAEALEAINEVLDRHRRDGVIDFHAVRVREAGSRRFAHIHVLVPGRWSVKQGHDFTEELIDELVAVDANLRVSAHLEPIEDPRSYEDLEDV; from the coding sequence GTGACCTCCCGCTACGCACCCCCCAAGGACCTGAGCGCCTACGCCTGGCTGTCGATCGGAGCCGCCCTGGTCACCATCGGCATGAAGGCCTTCGCCGCCTGGCTGACCGGATCGGTGGGGCTGCTGTCGGACGCCGCCGAGTCGGTGGTCAACCTCGTGGCGGCCGTCGTCGCGCTCATCGTGCTCAAGATCGCGATCAAGCCCGCCGACGAGGACCACCAGTTCGGGCACTCCAAGGCCGAGTACTTCTCGGCGATCACGGAGGGGGTCATGATCTTCGCGGCCGCCGCCTTCATCGTCGTGTCCTCGGTCGAGAGGATCATCACCCCGGTCATGCCCGAGCAGCTCGGCGTGGGACTGGCGATCTCGGTGGCCGCCTCGGCCGTCAACGGCGTCGTCGCGTGGGTGCTCCACCGCCGCGGCCGTGCCGAGCGCTCGGCCACCCTCCTGGCCGACTCCAAGCACCTGGCCACCGACGTCGTCACCTCCGTCGCCGTGCTCCTGGGGGTGACGCTCGTCGCGGTCACGAAGATGCCGGTGCTCGACGCGGTGGTCGCCCTCGGGGCGGGGCTCAACATCATGTGGTCGGGGTACAAGGTCATCAAGGAGTCGATCGACGGGCTCATGGACGTCGCCCCCGGCGCCGAGGCGCTGGAGGCGATCAACGAGGTCCTCGACCGGCACCGCCGCGACGGCGTGATCGACTTCCACGCCGTGCGGGTGCGCGAGGCGGGCAGCCGGCGCTTCGCCCACATCCACGTCCTCGTCCCGGGGCGGTGGAGCGTCAAGCAGGGGCACGACTTCACCGAGGAGCTCATCGACGAGCTCGTCGCCGTCGACGCCAACCTCCGGGTCTCGGCGCACCTCGAGCCCATCGAGGACCCCCGGTCCTACGAGGACCTCGAGGACGTCTGA
- a CDS encoding ABC transporter ATP-binding protein, protein MSAEPAEPAEPAEPAEAAEAAKAAEPAARPGAGGAVASRRVIVAWLLSVTRPVLPPLLASAACRILDHLAGVGLFALAAHAVVSCALELADGRQPGALWPTVLTMVALSLLKAALRYGEQFLGHLVAFTSLELLRAQIFSALAPRAPRVTVTSRSGDLLARATKDVDRIEVFFAHTFAPAVCAATVPPAVLVVIGASVSWWAAGAGALTLALAILAVPAAGWGAALASSRRRAAARARLTQHVTDSVQGLAEVVGYGRSAERLAQTARLDREVAAAGAPAALAASLRRGGIQLLVLAGPVAVVAAGADAVRAGTAGVAALAAAAAAVLRMSETVRGVEDFTAALGDSFAAAERVHEVVTAPVELPDGTMALAPAPAHELVWEQVTYTYPGASRPALEGVSLRARTGRWTSLVGASGSGKTTLAQLALRFDDPSSGRVLVDGADLRDLSADSLRSEIALVTQRSHLFRATVAQNLRLGAPEADDLELEEACRVACVHEEVLAMEDGYRTVVGERGATVSGGQRQRLALARALLMRPSVLVLDEFTSHLDPALEARVRESVRRWAAVGRGQGRPVTVVEVTHRLHDIAGSDHVVVLDEGRVVQEGAPAELLVVETGPLRRLLARES, encoded by the coding sequence ATGTCCGCCGAGCCCGCCGAGCCCGCTGAGCCCGCCGAGCCCGCCGAGGCCGCCGAGGCCGCCAAGGCCGCTGAGCCCGCTGCCCGGCCGGGTGCCGGGGGCGCCGTCGCCTCGCGCAGGGTGATCGTCGCCTGGCTGCTGTCGGTGACACGCCCGGTCCTGCCTCCGCTGCTGGCCTCGGCGGCCTGCCGGATCCTCGACCACCTGGCAGGCGTCGGACTCTTCGCGCTCGCGGCCCACGCCGTCGTCTCCTGCGCCCTCGAGCTGGCCGACGGGCGGCAGCCGGGCGCGCTGTGGCCGACCGTTCTGACGATGGTGGCGCTGTCCCTGCTCAAGGCGGCCCTGCGCTACGGCGAGCAGTTCCTCGGGCACCTCGTCGCCTTCACCTCCCTGGAGCTGCTGCGCGCCCAGATCTTCAGCGCCCTGGCCCCCCGCGCCCCCCGGGTGACCGTGACCTCGCGCTCAGGGGACCTCCTGGCTCGTGCGACCAAGGACGTCGACCGGATCGAGGTCTTCTTCGCCCACACCTTCGCCCCCGCCGTCTGCGCCGCCACGGTGCCCCCGGCCGTCCTCGTCGTCATCGGCGCCTCGGTGTCGTGGTGGGCGGCAGGTGCCGGGGCGCTCACGCTCGCCCTGGCGATCCTGGCCGTCCCCGCCGCGGGATGGGGGGCGGCCCTGGCCTCCTCCCGACGGAGGGCGGCGGCCAGGGCGCGGCTCACCCAGCACGTCACCGACTCCGTCCAGGGCCTGGCCGAGGTCGTGGGCTACGGTCGCAGCGCCGAGCGCCTGGCCCAGACCGCGCGCCTCGACCGTGAGGTCGCCGCGGCGGGCGCGCCCGCCGCACTGGCCGCCTCCCTGCGCCGGGGCGGCATCCAGCTCCTCGTCCTGGCCGGGCCGGTGGCCGTCGTCGCCGCCGGCGCCGACGCCGTGCGCGCAGGGACGGCGGGCGTCGCCGCCCTGGCGGCCGCCGCCGCGGCGGTGCTGCGCATGAGCGAGACCGTCCGCGGCGTCGAGGACTTTACCGCGGCGCTGGGTGACTCCTTCGCCGCCGCCGAGAGGGTCCACGAGGTCGTCACCGCCCCGGTCGAGCTGCCCGACGGGACGATGGCGCTGGCGCCTGCGCCCGCCCACGAGCTCGTGTGGGAGCAGGTGACCTACACCTACCCGGGCGCCTCGAGACCCGCCCTGGAGGGAGTGAGTCTGCGGGCGCGCACCGGTCGGTGGACGAGCCTGGTCGGTGCCTCCGGCTCGGGCAAGACCACCCTGGCCCAGCTCGCCCTGCGCTTCGACGACCCCTCCAGCGGCCGTGTCCTCGTCGACGGCGCCGACCTGCGTGACCTGAGCGCCGACTCCCTGCGCAGCGAGATCGCCCTGGTCACCCAGCGCTCCCACCTCTTCAGGGCCACGGTCGCCCAGAACCTGCGGCTGGGCGCCCCCGAGGCCGACGACCTCGAGCTGGAGGAGGCCTGCCGCGTCGCCTGCGTGCACGAGGAGGTCCTGGCCATGGAGGACGGCTACCGCACCGTCGTCGGGGAACGGGGCGCCACGGTCTCGGGGGGACAGCGCCAGCGCCTCGCCCTGGCCCGCGCGCTCCTCATGCGCCCGAGCGTGCTCGTCCTCGATGAGTTCACGAGCCACCTCGACCCCGCCCTCGAGGCCCGGGTGCGCGAGTCGGTGCGGCGGTGGGCGGCGGTCGGCCGAGGGCAGGGCCGCCCGGTCACCGTCGTCGAGGTCACCCACCGCCTGCACGACATCGCCGGCTCGGACCACGTCGTCGTGCTCGACGAGGGTCGTGTCGTGCAGGAGGGGGCACCCGCCGAGCTCCTGGTGGTCGAGACCGGGCCGCTGCGCCGCCTGCTCGCCCGCGAGTCCTGA
- a CDS encoding ATP-binding cassette domain-containing protein: MPRTSPGGRRRPGAGTRVPVGSHAGRRANTGAAVLTILSCLAEAWALICLARALTALAVGAGLLDAAWHEAPGAPGALLAQAGTAALASALAAASVQLIARRSAATEEGELRRRALAHLLDLGPAHAGSARSGATVSLLTDGVERVALYRQTFLAPTVAAAAAPLLVLLLVGVTVDWPPALVLAAAFVLVPAVIGGFHRRFRRSSSGSRAQRTRLSAEYLDAIQGLTTLVLARAAGRRSRELRAAGEDNRRAVMGLLAGNQTVILVTDALFSLFLVTASTGMALARLESGGLGLDGALALVLVSLVLLEPLDHVGAFFYVGMGGLANQRALSALLGRRRTDLSAAAGPEDPAGRMAQPAEPPSQRAAISLRGVTATWGDTDAAVLSDVDLEIARGERVAVVGPSGAGKSTLLSLLSGDLLPAAGTVSVDSVVSTSATQDEVRATSAVVAQTTWLFTGTIVDNLRLADPEATEERMWVALETAGLAQEVRRMPEGLDTEVGEQGMGLSGGQAQRVSLARAFLADRPLLLLDEPTSQVDLASEARIVEAVDRLSVGRTVVTVSHRAGALSSADRVVTVEAGGLR; this comes from the coding sequence ATGCCGCGCACCTCGCCCGGGGGCCGACGTCGACCCGGCGCCGGCACCCGCGTCCCGGTCGGCTCCCACGCCGGGCGCCGGGCCAACACGGGCGCAGCCGTGCTCACGATCCTCTCCTGCCTGGCCGAGGCGTGGGCGCTCATCTGCCTGGCTCGGGCTCTCACCGCCCTGGCCGTGGGCGCGGGCCTGCTCGACGCCGCGTGGCACGAGGCGCCGGGCGCACCCGGAGCCCTCCTCGCGCAGGCCGGGACCGCTGCGCTCGCCTCGGCCCTGGCCGCCGCCTCCGTCCAGCTCATCGCCCGTCGTAGTGCCGCCACCGAGGAGGGCGAGCTGCGACGTCGCGCACTGGCCCACCTGCTCGACCTCGGACCAGCCCACGCCGGCTCGGCTCGCTCGGGTGCCACGGTCAGCCTCCTGACCGACGGCGTCGAGCGGGTGGCCCTGTACCGGCAGACCTTCCTCGCCCCGACCGTCGCCGCGGCCGCCGCGCCCCTCCTCGTCCTCCTCCTCGTGGGCGTGACCGTCGACTGGCCCCCGGCTCTCGTCCTGGCCGCCGCCTTCGTCCTCGTCCCCGCCGTCATCGGGGGCTTCCACCGACGCTTCCGCCGCTCCTCCTCCGGATCGCGCGCCCAGCGCACCCGCCTGAGCGCCGAGTACCTCGACGCCATCCAGGGGCTGACGACCCTCGTCCTGGCGCGCGCAGCCGGACGCCGGTCCCGTGAGCTGCGCGCCGCCGGGGAGGACAACCGCCGCGCCGTCATGGGCCTGCTCGCAGGCAACCAGACGGTCATCCTGGTCACCGACGCCCTGTTCTCCCTGTTCCTCGTCACGGCCTCGACCGGGATGGCCCTGGCGCGCCTGGAGTCGGGGGGACTCGGCCTGGACGGGGCCCTGGCCCTCGTCCTCGTGTCCCTCGTGCTCCTCGAGCCCCTCGATCATGTCGGGGCCTTCTTCTACGTCGGCATGGGCGGCCTGGCCAACCAGCGCGCCCTGAGCGCCCTCCTGGGCCGTCGGCGCACCGACCTGTCCGCAGCCGCAGGACCCGAGGATCCCGCAGGCCGGATGGCGCAGCCGGCCGAGCCTCCCTCGCAGAGGGCGGCGATCAGCCTCAGGGGCGTGACCGCCACCTGGGGGGACACGGACGCCGCCGTCCTCAGCGACGTCGACCTCGAGATCGCCCGCGGGGAGAGGGTCGCCGTGGTCGGCCCCTCAGGAGCGGGCAAGTCGACCCTCCTGTCACTGCTGTCCGGGGACCTCCTGCCCGCCGCCGGGACGGTGAGCGTGGACTCAGTCGTGTCGACCAGCGCCACCCAGGACGAGGTCCGGGCCACCAGCGCCGTCGTGGCCCAGACGACTTGGTTGTTCACGGGCACGATCGTCGACAACCTGCGCCTGGCCGACCCCGAGGCCACCGAGGAGCGCATGTGGGTCGCGCTCGAGACCGCAGGCCTGGCTCAGGAGGTCCGCCGCATGCCCGAGGGACTCGACACCGAGGTCGGCGAGCAGGGCATGGGGCTGTCCGGCGGGCAGGCGCAGCGGGTGTCCCTGGCCCGGGCCTTTCTGGCCGACCGGCCCCTGCTGCTCCTCGACGAGCCGACCAGCCAGGTCGACCTGGCCAGCGAGGCTCGGATCGTCGAGGCCGTCGACCGGCTCTCAGTGGGTCGTACCGTCGTCACCGTCTCCCACCGGGCCGGTGCGCTGAGCAGCGCCGACAGGGTCGTCACCGTCGAGGCGGGGGGCCTGCGATGA
- a CDS encoding copper homeostasis protein CutC, translated as MRLSGAAPSLRHHTTPHHETPWRDPAHVVVETCVEDVEGVRLSARAGADRAELCDNLAVGGTTPSIGTVEAAIFAAAEEVAHRRAVAGPRWAERPEGAPFGLRVMIRPRGGGFIFTSDERRSMIADVRRIAALSREMSEYTRPLRLGRHGRALPPAVDLGFVMGALTEDHTVDRGLLRLLIDTADGAPVTFHRAIDTCRDLVEAYGDLGGIGVDYVLTAGGAPTAAQGVEVLRGMVEAGGPRVIAAGTIRPDSLAAVVGASGVREVHMRCTAPGTTLAEPQRTDEEQVRLAVETAHALTPPR; from the coding sequence ATGAGGCTTTCAGGGGCAGCCCCCTCCCTGCGCCACCACACGACCCCCCACCATGAGACGCCGTGGCGCGACCCCGCGCACGTCGTCGTCGAGACCTGCGTCGAGGACGTCGAGGGCGTGCGCCTGTCGGCCCGAGCCGGGGCCGATCGCGCCGAGCTGTGCGACAACCTGGCCGTCGGGGGGACGACGCCGTCGATCGGCACGGTTGAGGCGGCGATCTTCGCCGCGGCCGAGGAGGTCGCGCATCGACGGGCGGTCGCGGGCCCCCGGTGGGCCGAGCGTCCCGAGGGCGCCCCCTTCGGCCTGCGCGTCATGATCCGCCCGCGCGGCGGCGGCTTCATCTTCACCTCCGACGAGCGCCGTTCCATGATCGCCGACGTGCGCCGCATCGCCGCGCTGTCACGGGAGATGAGCGAGTACACCCGGCCCCTGCGCCTGGGACGCCACGGCAGGGCCCTGCCCCCGGCGGTCGACCTGGGCTTCGTCATGGGGGCGCTCACCGAGGACCACACGGTGGACAGGGGGCTGCTGCGTCTGCTCATCGACACCGCGGACGGTGCACCGGTCACCTTCCACCGCGCGATCGACACCTGCCGCGACCTGGTCGAGGCCTACGGGGACCTGGGCGGGATCGGCGTCGACTACGTCCTGACGGCAGGCGGCGCCCCCACCGCCGCGCAGGGCGTGGAGGTCCTGCGCGGGATGGTCGAGGCCGGAGGGCCCAGGGTCATCGCCGCAGGGACCATTCGTCCCGACTCCCTGGCCGCCGTCGTCGGGGCCAGCGGCGTCCGAGAGGTTCACATGCGGTGCACCGCACCGGGCACGACCCTGGCCGAGCCCCAGCGCACCGACGAGGAGCAGGTTCGCCTCGCCGTCGAGACCGCCCACGCCCTCACCCCTCCCCGCTGA